CCCCGAGGTTGCCCGCCCGTGGCTGCTCGGACTGCAAGATGCCATCACCGAACTGGCACAGCAGCCGGACGCCGACCAGCGGATCTCCGCCTGGGCCGCCGGCGTCGTCAGCGCTTCCCTCACACAACTGGAAACTGGGCTTGAGAACTACTTCAACTCTGTGGAAGCAATTCCACCGCCGCCCGAGTTTGGCCCCGCCCGACATGATGATGACGGCTTGGAGGAGGATGCCGACGACCCGGATGAAGCCGAAGCGGATTGGGGCACCTATGCCGAGGACGAGCAGACCGCGGAGCCAGACCCCCCGGCCCCGCTATCCCTCGCTCCCGCACCGCACCGCAGTGGCAGTGGCAGCCCAAAGACCGTCCACGTCCATGAGGTCACCAGCCCGGTCGCGCGGGCCGTCCTGACCTCTGTGGGGCTCGCCCACCTGACGCTCGTAGCCTTCGTGACCGGCAGCATCGCCTATTTTTCCGACGACTTCCCTGGAGCAACTTCCTGGCTCCTGCCCCCGATCATCGTTCTCTTCCATCTGGTGATCGGTCTGCTCTACGGCTACGGCAAAGTGCCGCTGTCCTTTGTAGCTGTGGTGCTGCCACCTGCGGTCATTGCGATGACTGTGCTGTGCGCCGTGAGCTTCAGCGCGATGCACGGCGTACACCTCAACCCCGTCGCCCTGGGTGCAGCATGGGCCAGCATCTTCTCGCCCGGTCTCATGGCCCTCACCTACGCCTTCCGGGCCTGGCTCGGCCAGGTCCGGTAGGGCGACACCAAGTAGCCGGCCCTCGCCAACCGGGTATCTCCCTCCATCTTCAGCGGCGCGTCTAGCGGCCCTTAGATGTACGAACCCAGGATCAGAGGCGAGGTCAACCCCGCTCAGCTCGCCGTTGCGCAGGATGGTTCCCTCGGACAGGTGCCGTCTCGCCGTAGGACTCGGAATGCTTGGTCAATTCCATTCATAAGCAGTCCAGTTAGACGCGGTTCAGCGTATCCGGCTTTTCAGCGTGCGGGGGCTCCGCGCTTGCCCTGAACCGGAGTCAGGTCTCCTAACTGGAAGGACCACCCGCCAGTTAGTCACCGCATGGGTGCATATGCCCCGCGCACAGCTATCGTCCTTATTGGTCCTGGTCTGCTCAAGGTGGTTCCTTCGAACCGGGACACCCCGGCGAGGCTCTCCATCGGCGCGGCCAAACCGTGCCCGTGAGCCGCGCGGCCAGTCAGTCGAGCGCGTAGACCGTTCCAAGGTCACTCATCTGACGCACAGGGATGTCATCCAGGGGCCGCACTGTGTAGGAGGTCGCGGACATGAATCGCGGGTCTATAGACAGTGCAGCCCACGCCTTTGTCGTGTCTGAAAGCTTGAGAGTCCATGAGATGCGAAAGCAGCCCTCGAGAACGACGAGATAGCAAGGGGCGAGCTCGGAGCGAACTCCGGGGCGAAGGAGTTCTGCGGCATCGTCTCGATTCGTGGAAACGACCCGGATATTCGACGGAGATACCTCTCCCCAGGTGCGGCTCCACTCGACCACCACACTACGGATCTGATCTAGCGTGGCTGGAGATATGTAGCTGTCACTGACATCGCTCATTGTTCCTCCGAGTGCTCATCGCGCGGGAACTCCTTGCCCAGCTGGTCGAGTCCGACTGGCTGCGCCTGCCCGCCTACAGGGCTGAGCCGGGTGGCGCTGCCCATCTTCTCCTCGCGCCAGCCGCGATGGACGCCTTCGGCGCCTCGGGGACGGCGGCCTCGACCTGGACCAGGTCGCATCTGCACTCTGACATCCCAACAGGTCGGCGAGCACGCCGAACTGCTCCTGGCCGCGGACTGGCTCACCGACAGCGCAGTCGACGCCGATCAAGGACGGCTTCGCGGGCAGCTCACCGAGCCCGGCACGGGCATCCCGCCCCCGCCGAGTCACTCCCTCTGCTCTGAGCTTGCCGGGTCAGGGGACGGACCCGGCGGGGAGGGAGGCGTCGGAGATCCAGGCATGAGGACAATTGCCTCGGTTCCGCCTCCTTCGGCAGGTCGCAGTGAGACAGTCCCCCCGGATCTCTGCACCACTCGCGCGACGATCGACAATCCCAACCCGCTACCGGGCAGACTCCGGGCCGTGGGCGAACGCCAGAATCGGTCGAATACATAGGGCAGATCGTCCGGCATCACCCCGGGTCCCTCGTCGCGCACTGTGAGCTGTCCGCCGGTGAGCGTTATTTTCACGGTCCCCTTTTCAGGGGAGAACTTGACAGCGTTATCCAGGAGGTTCACTACTGCGCGTTCCAAGGTTGCCGGGTCTGCGAGAACGAACCAGTCTTCCATGGCGCTCGTGAACGCGAGGTTCTTGCCGCGCAATTTGGCCCGTTCCAGAGCCCGACTCGCGACCTCGTGCATGGGTACCACGTGAAGGGAAGTCCCCCCTCCCGGTGCGTTGTCCGGGCGGGACAGCTCCTGGAGATCTCCGATAAGGCCAGCGAGTTCGCCGATCTGAGCAGTAACGGATGCAAGCAGATCAGCCCTCGCTCCCTTGGGTAGTTGTCGTCCCGACTTCTCGCTACGAATGAGGAGTTCAATGTTGGTGCGCAGCGAGGTGAGTGGTGTGCGTAGCTCGTGGCCAGCATCAGCGATCAGCTGCTGTTGGCGATCCCGGGAAGTGGCCAGGGCCTCGGTCATCGCGTTGAATGATTTTGCCAATCGCGCGATCTCATCGTCGCCGGCGGCCGGAATGCGCACCGTCAAGTCTTCGGTGCGAGCGATGTGTTCAGCGGTCGCGGTGAGCCGTTCGACTGGGCGCAGCCCCGCCCGAGCGATGCCGATGCCCGCGGTGGCCGACGCGATGACGCCGATTCCGGCCACGCCCAGAAGGAGCAGTGCGAGGCTGTTCAGCGGCGTGGTGACGGAACTCAGCGGCTGTGCGATGGATACGGCGTAGGCTCCGCCAAATGCCCGCGGGAGGTTCGGACGCGAGGTGGCAACCCGCATTTCCTGTCCGCCCTCGGACTGGGCATCGTGGAGTGACGAAGCCAAGACACCGCGAGCCACGGAGATGTCCGTGCCGACCACTTTGATAGCCGTGCTGCCCGGCGCAGAGCACACCGCCCCATCAGCAGTGATGACCTGCACCGTATAGGGCGTCGGCGTTCGATCTCGCTGGTCGGAGGCGGGCTGCTTGATCCCACAGGTGCTGAGCAGGTCCTGGACATAACCTGGTGGAGCTTCGACGCTGCGCAGATTTGAGTCAAGCTGGCTAGTCAGCTGCTCGCGGGTGACTAGCCACGCCGCAGTGGCCGCGGCACTCACTGCGATCGCCACAGCGAGAGCGGCAAGCAGGCCGAGCCGGGCGCGCAGGGTCAGTTGCCTCATGTAGGTGTTCAACGGCGATCGCCTTTCGGCAGGCTGGACATGATGCAGAGTTCCTGGGGGACGCGAGGGCCGGCGATGGTCGTCAATCTGATTGACGACAGCGGACCGCCCCAGAGTTGCGGCGCGTCACCTTCTGTCGGCTCTCCTCGCGGGACAGTGCTTCCTGCCTGCAGACCGCGCCGATCGGCGCGGTCACTGGTGACGTAGGCGTAGCACCCAAGGAGTATCGGCGGCGAAGATGAGAATGTGCTGAGGGAGTTGGACCGCCTCAACCACGCCGACTACCTCTGGTCTTACTCCGCCATCACCGCCTCATCGGGCCCATGACCCACTAAGTTGGTGTTTGAGATCTTGGGTGTTTGAGATCTATTGATGTGCTTTCAGTGGGATTGGTGCGCGTATAGCCACACCTCGTGCGTCGCGCTGCTGCCACGCTGGGCCTCGGCCTCGATCCGTTCCAGAATGGTCTGTATCTGCTCCGAGTTCACAGCGCGATGCGCCAGCTCGATATATGCGTGAATCGCGTCAAGAGACGCGCGAAGCTCACGGATGGCGTCCCCTAGGGCCTTCGGGCTCATGCACACATCATCTGTGCCATATCTGTGAGACACCTGTGAGACGCCTTGATCCCGGCGAG
The sequence above is a segment of the Streptomyces longhuiensis genome. Coding sequences within it:
- a CDS encoding HAMP domain-containing sensor histidine kinase — encoded protein: MNTYMRQLTLRARLGLLAALAVAIAVSAAATAAWLVTREQLTSQLDSNLRSVEAPPGYVQDLLSTCGIKQPASDQRDRTPTPYTVQVITADGAVCSAPGSTAIKVVGTDISVARGVLASSLHDAQSEGGQEMRVATSRPNLPRAFGGAYAVSIAQPLSSVTTPLNSLALLLLGVAGIGVIASATAGIGIARAGLRPVERLTATAEHIARTEDLTVRIPAAGDDEIARLAKSFNAMTEALATSRDRQQQLIADAGHELRTPLTSLRTNIELLIRSEKSGRQLPKGARADLLASVTAQIGELAGLIGDLQELSRPDNAPGGGTSLHVVPMHEVASRALERAKLRGKNLAFTSAMEDWFVLADPATLERAVVNLLDNAVKFSPEKGTVKITLTGGQLTVRDEGPGVMPDDLPYVFDRFWRSPTARSLPGSGLGLSIVARVVQRSGGTVSLRPAEGGGTEAIVLMPGSPTPPSPPGPSPDPASSEQRE